A stretch of Apostichopus japonicus isolate 1M-3 chromosome 9, ASM3797524v1, whole genome shotgun sequence DNA encodes these proteins:
- the LOC139974017 gene encoding uncharacterized protein translates to MMHANFARVVLVGLLILPHGIAQPPGENPNCSQLGFQIGLTGQQISNMTGALAEIYLDELSETEYLIKGQETSRGLVVQPLIELSGDQLELLRKFYGALVPNGDQDEARGKRQEGSREACQGYPMSRIIVIAVTGRVCHVFTFQLVSDSCTPTSPKSPCFRGNECGCCTVSYPVLVGCILPNGDVDIVLVDLPICTCCECHDLTC, encoded by the exons ATG ATGCATGCTAACTTTGCTCGAGTTGTACTTGTAGGCCTCCTCATATTACCGCACGGTATCGCCCAACCTCCAGGGGAAAACCCCAACTGCAGCCAACTTGGCTTTCAAATTGGGTTGACGGGTCAACAAATATCTAACATGACAGGTGCTTTGGCTGAGATATACCTGGATGAACTCAGCGAAACTGAATATCTGATAAAGGGCCAAGAAACGTCGAGAGGTTTGGTTGTACAACCATTAATTGAGTTGAGCGGAGACCAACTGGAGCTGCTACGGAAATTTTATGG AGCACTGGTACCAAATGGCGATCAAGATGAAGCCCGTGGTAAACGTCAAGAAGGCAGTAGGGAAGCGTGTCAAGGATACCCAATGTCCCGTATAATAGTCATAGCGGTCACCGGGCGGGTTTGTCACGTTTTCACTTTTCAATTG GTTTCTGACTCCTGCACCCCAACTTCTCCCAAAAGTCCATGTTTTCGAGGCAATGAATGCGGATGCTGTACTGTTTCCTATCCAGTGCTAGTGGGATGCATTCTTCCCAACGGTGATGTGGATATTGTCCTGGTGGATTTGCCGATATGTACTTGTTGCGAATGCCATGACCTCACTTGCTGA